The Bacillota bacterium genome includes a window with the following:
- a CDS encoding GAF domain-containing protein encodes MDNVFQLRSQIEALQKSLEEKDRYIAKLERDLQELQHSYRELEQKYRSTAETVETPTAITEFEETLKRLVHRIAMILQAEKCVFMLFDRETGELYAVRPAFGLTDDEIRSFRVRATQGISGEVFRSSQPVIFHDAVNDPRTLQEHVALLRIRNGVSAPLIVEKRDEENRVIDRITIGVVHVFNKRYGGTFIDEDVRLLERLARNAAAVIVSAQMYREVVEEKEELVHTIESLYAGLVMVNKHERITQMNASARRIFGIKNGENVIGKPYKEVIHIDKVRELFENALTEKSEGAVEISVKDHESEAERIFQVQAAVVRGDEENDLIGAVAIFNDITEIRNVERMKTAFVSTVSHELRTPLTSIKGFVSTLLQDTEGFYDRETQREFLQIIDTETDRLKRLIDDLLNVSRIESGRALQLNPKPIDLPGLADRVATIQKSYTTKHQIILDFPEDFPTIIADEDKIDQILTNLINNAIKYSPRGGEVRVKGVPEGETVLISVSDQGIGIPKDHLPKIFERFHRVDNRDTREAGGTGIGLFLVKHLVERHGGTIWVESEEGKGSTFYFRLPLQPPPEQPEDEKPTK; translated from the coding sequence ATGGACAACGTGTTTCAACTGCGCTCACAAATTGAGGCACTCCAGAAAAGCCTGGAGGAGAAGGACAGATATATCGCGAAGCTGGAGCGCGATCTGCAAGAGCTACAGCATAGCTATCGGGAACTGGAACAAAAATACCGCAGCACTGCCGAGACAGTAGAAACCCCTACGGCTATCACCGAGTTCGAGGAGACTCTCAAACGCCTGGTACACCGTATCGCCATGATTCTCCAGGCGGAGAAATGCGTCTTCATGCTGTTTGACCGCGAGACCGGGGAGCTCTATGCGGTACGTCCTGCCTTCGGTCTCACCGACGATGAAATCCGCAGCTTCCGCGTTCGAGCCACACAGGGCATCAGCGGGGAGGTATTCCGCTCGTCGCAGCCCGTTATCTTCCATGATGCGGTGAACGACCCCCGCACCCTGCAGGAGCATGTGGCACTGCTGCGCATCCGCAACGGCGTCAGTGCACCGCTGATTGTGGAAAAGCGCGACGAAGAGAACCGCGTGATTGACCGCATCACTATCGGTGTAGTGCACGTGTTCAATAAGCGTTATGGAGGCACCTTCATCGACGAGGACGTGCGCTTGCTCGAGCGTCTCGCCCGCAACGCTGCCGCGGTCATCGTCAGTGCGCAGATGTACCGCGAGGTGGTTGAAGAAAAAGAGGAGCTGGTGCATACCATCGAAAGCCTGTATGCCGGGCTCGTGATGGTGAATAAGCACGAGCGAATCACGCAGATGAACGCCTCCGCGCGGCGCATCTTCGGCATCAAAAACGGCGAGAACGTCATCGGCAAACCCTATAAGGAAGTCATCCACATCGACAAGGTGCGCGAGCTGTTTGAAAACGCGCTCACAGAGAAAAGCGAAGGTGCTGTCGAAATCTCTGTGAAAGACCACGAAAGCGAGGCGGAGCGAATCTTCCAGGTTCAGGCAGCTGTCGTGCGCGGTGACGAAGAGAACGACCTCATCGGCGCGGTGGCTATCTTCAATGACATCACCGAAATCCGCAACGTAGAGCGCATGAAGACCGCCTTCGTTTCAACGGTCTCGCACGAGCTGCGCACACCGCTGACTTCCATCAAGGGCTTCGTGTCCACCCTGCTGCAGGATACGGAAGGCTTCTATGACCGCGAGACACAGCGGGAGTTCCTGCAGATTATCGACACCGAAACCGACCGCCTGAAGCGGCTTATCGACGACCTGCTGAACGTGTCGCGTATCGAATCGGGGCGGGCATTGCAACTCAACCCCAAACCCATCGACCTGCCCGGGCTGGCGGACCGCGTTGCGACCATCCAGAAGTCGTACACCACCAAGCACCAGATTATTCTGGACTTCCCGGAGGACTTCCCCACCATCATTGCCGACGAGGACAAGATAGACCAGATACTCACCAACCTCATCAACAACGCTATCAAGTACTCACCGCGTGGTGGAGAGGTGCGGGTGAAGGGTGTACCGGAGGGCGAGACGGTGCTCATCAGCGTCAGCGACCAGGGCATCGGTATCCCGAAGGATCACCTGCCCAAGATTTTCGAGCGGTTCCACCGGGTAGACAACCGCGATACGCGCGAGGCAGGTGGCACGGGCATCGGGTTGTTCCTGGTGAAGCATCTGGTGGAGCGACACGGCGGCACCATCTGGGTGGAAAGCGAGGAAGGCAAAGGTTCCACCTTCTATTTCCGCCTGCCCCTGCAGCCGCCACCCGAACAGCCAGAAGACGAAAAACCTACCAAGTAG
- a CDS encoding HDOD domain-containing protein, giving the protein MGELSYMSASSVIDTKHLEEAIRESLERLPPMPAVITRVMEMTNDPNCGVQDLQKVISMDEVLSSKVLRLVNSARYGFPKRITTLSHAVILLGFETIRNLAIGVAAVRLVLRHGASSPVNRQRFWEHSLETALAAAALAKHLRKDLIMREEMFLTGLLHDLGILFLSQNFPAEYRAVVERSECLEAVYPLEQELLGITHAEVGARMAEHWNLPPVFAEVMLHHHDPIEDSPFFHQVGAVYLGDRLSGSIAAEAPPEQMPDLPVHLCEVFRMDNNSWSWCRREVEMQMDAARDFLHILQSP; this is encoded by the coding sequence ATGGGAGAGCTGTCTTACATGTCAGCATCCAGTGTCATCGACACAAAACATCTGGAGGAAGCCATCCGCGAGAGCCTCGAGCGCCTGCCTCCCATGCCTGCGGTCATCACCAGGGTGATGGAGATGACTAACGACCCGAACTGCGGGGTGCAGGACCTGCAAAAGGTTATCAGCATGGACGAGGTGCTCTCCTCGAAAGTGCTGCGTCTGGTGAACTCGGCGAGATACGGCTTCCCCAAACGCATCACCACGTTATCCCATGCCGTCATTCTGCTGGGTTTCGAGACCATTCGTAATCTGGCGATAGGTGTCGCTGCCGTGCGCCTGGTCTTGCGACACGGCGCCAGCTCGCCGGTAAACCGGCAACGGTTCTGGGAACACTCTCTGGAGACAGCGCTGGCGGCTGCCGCGCTTGCCAAGCATCTACGCAAAGACCTGATTATGCGCGAGGAAATGTTCCTCACAGGTCTGCTACACGATTTGGGCATTCTGTTCCTGAGCCAGAACTTTCCAGCCGAGTATCGGGCAGTCGTAGAGCGAAGCGAGTGCCTGGAGGCCGTCTACCCGTTAGAGCAAGAACTGCTGGGCATCACACACGCTGAGGTCGGCGCGAGGATGGCGGAACACTGGAACCTCCCCCCTGTGTTCGCAGAGGTGATGCTGCACCATCACGACCCGATAGAGGATTCCCCCTTCTTCCATCAGGTAGGCGCGGTGTATCTGGGCGACAGGTTGTCGGGTAGCATTGCTGCCGAAGCCCCCCCCGAACAGATGCCAGACCTGCCTGTTCATCTCTGTGAGGTCTTCCGCATGGACAACAACTCGTGGAGCTGGTGCCGGCGTGAGGTGGAAATGCAGATGGATGCGGCGAGAGACTTTTTGCACATCCTCCAGTCTCCGTAG
- a CDS encoding chemotaxis protein CheA, translated as MMDTGEYIALFLEEAAEQINILEQDILLLEQSPSQDVLNEIFRAAHTLKGSSRAMGFTAMGELTHAMEDVFDALRKGEINVSTSLVNRLFDALDTLKAMRDQIAEGGTSNIDCDELVQSLRNALQETTTDISAANTPSSAQPQAPAELVLQEHQREAALTAIDNGLQVYHFTVRLAEDTLMKSVRALMVLQAIDASGGAVIASYPDEDALDNEQFDDSFQLLVATDKPIEHLRSALMGISEIRDVEVSPWQEATAAVPAQPAPRAEQGPQKVLDSPVAQTTGPRPEPPISSEGETEKTTSRTPAMSQTVRVDVARLDTLLNLVGELVIDRTRIAQLGREFEARSQHDDLVDSLLEAAGHIGRITDELQEHIMKARMLPIEHVFNRFPRMIRDLAQKFGKEVRLVMEGQETELDRSVIEIISDPLIHMLRNSVDHGIEPPEVREAAGKPRQGTIRLSARHEENYILIEIEDDGKGMDPAQLREVAVRKGILTRDAAERLSDREALSLIFAPGFSTAKEVTEVSGRGVGMDIVRNNIQRVGGIVDIDSTPGQGTRISVRLPLTLAIIRALLVRVNGQVYAIPLSSVLETLKIEPEMVQFVGMRPTIVLRGRTLPLISLKAHFYDEDFSARSCRGEEPMFVVVVGLGERQVGLVVSHLIGEQEIVIKSLSRYLGEIGGVSGATILGDGRVALILEVADLFHNVSARAA; from the coding sequence ATGATGGATACTGGCGAATACATTGCGCTGTTTCTGGAGGAGGCTGCCGAACAGATTAACATTCTGGAGCAGGACATCCTGCTGCTGGAGCAATCGCCTTCTCAGGATGTGTTGAACGAGATATTTCGGGCTGCCCACACCCTGAAGGGGTCATCGCGCGCGATGGGCTTCACCGCCATGGGAGAGCTCACCCACGCGATGGAGGATGTTTTCGATGCCCTGCGCAAAGGTGAAATCAATGTCAGTACGTCGCTGGTGAACCGCCTTTTCGACGCACTGGATACCCTCAAAGCCATGCGCGACCAGATTGCGGAGGGCGGCACATCCAACATCGACTGTGATGAACTGGTGCAGAGTCTGCGCAACGCCCTGCAGGAAACCACCACCGACATATCAGCAGCGAATACACCATCATCGGCGCAACCACAAGCCCCAGCCGAACTGGTTCTGCAGGAGCACCAGCGAGAAGCCGCATTGACGGCTATCGACAACGGGCTGCAGGTCTATCACTTTACCGTGCGGCTGGCGGAAGATACGCTGATGAAGTCGGTACGCGCGCTGATGGTGCTGCAGGCGATAGACGCCAGCGGTGGCGCCGTAATCGCGTCGTACCCTGACGAGGACGCGCTGGATAACGAACAGTTCGACGACTCGTTCCAGCTCCTCGTCGCCACGGATAAGCCCATCGAGCATCTGCGAAGCGCGCTGATGGGCATCAGCGAGATACGGGACGTGGAGGTATCGCCCTGGCAGGAGGCTACCGCCGCTGTTCCGGCGCAACCTGCCCCCCGCGCCGAGCAAGGGCCGCAAAAGGTGCTGGATTCGCCCGTCGCCCAGACAACAGGGCCGCGCCCCGAACCTCCCATTTCCTCTGAAGGCGAAACGGAGAAGACCACCAGCCGCACACCCGCTATGTCCCAGACGGTAAGGGTGGATGTAGCGCGTCTGGACACGCTGTTAAACCTTGTCGGGGAGCTGGTGATCGACCGTACCCGCATTGCCCAGCTGGGGCGCGAATTCGAGGCGCGTTCCCAGCACGATGACCTCGTGGACAGTCTTCTGGAAGCGGCGGGACACATCGGGCGCATCACCGATGAGCTGCAGGAACACATTATGAAAGCGCGCATGTTGCCCATCGAGCACGTGTTCAACCGCTTCCCGCGCATGATACGCGACCTCGCCCAGAAGTTCGGCAAAGAGGTACGGCTGGTCATGGAAGGTCAGGAAACCGAGCTCGACCGCTCGGTGATTGAAATCATCAGCGACCCGCTGATACACATGCTGCGCAACAGCGTGGACCACGGCATCGAGCCGCCCGAAGTGCGCGAGGCGGCGGGCAAACCCCGTCAGGGAACCATTCGCCTGAGCGCACGGCACGAAGAGAACTACATCCTGATCGAGATAGAAGATGACGGCAAGGGGATGGACCCTGCGCAGCTGCGGGAGGTGGCGGTACGCAAAGGTATTCTCACTCGCGATGCAGCGGAAAGGTTGAGCGACCGCGAGGCACTGAGCCTCATCTTCGCGCCCGGCTTCAGCACCGCCAAAGAGGTTACAGAAGTATCCGGCAGGGGCGTGGGGATGGACATCGTGCGCAACAATATCCAGCGTGTCGGAGGCATTGTGGATATAGATAGCACTCCTGGCCAAGGCACCCGCATCTCTGTCCGCCTGCCCCTCACTCTGGCGATTATCCGTGCGCTGCTGGTGCGCGTGAACGGACAGGTCTATGCCATCCCGCTCAGCTCCGTGCTGGAAACGCTCAAGATCGAGCCCGAAATGGTGCAGTTTGTCGGTATGCGCCCGACCATCGTGCTGCGCGGACGCACGCTGCCGCTCATCAGCCTGAAGGCACACTTCTACGATGAGGATTTCTCCGCACGCTCCTGCCGCGGTGAAGAGCCCATGTTTGTGGTGGTTGTTGGGCTGGGTGAACGGCAGGTCGGGCTGGTGGTCAGCCACCTGATTGGCGAGCAGGAGATAGTGATTAAGTCGCTCAGCCGGTACCTTGGGGAGATTGGCGGCGTCTCCGGCGCGACCATCCTGGGCGACGGGCGCGTTGCCCTGATTCTGGAGGTGGCAGACCTTTTCCACAACGTGTCGGCACGTGCCGCCTGA
- a CDS encoding chemotaxis protein CheW, with the protein MTATAERQVVAFRLGNETYAIDISYIHEIIRMKEITFVPRAPHYMRGVINLRGRIVPVMSLSARLGLPVQEETPQSRIIVVEVNGESIGMIVDAVSEVLRLPEDHIEPPTQMAGTESADYISGLGKVNDKLVLLLDVEKVVEQQ; encoded by the coding sequence ATGACCGCAACCGCCGAAAGGCAGGTTGTTGCGTTTCGTCTGGGCAACGAGACATACGCTATTGACATTTCGTATATCCACGAAATCATCCGCATGAAGGAAATCACCTTCGTGCCGCGTGCGCCTCATTACATGCGCGGGGTCATCAACTTGCGCGGGCGTATCGTACCGGTGATGAGCCTCAGCGCACGGCTGGGTTTGCCTGTTCAGGAAGAAACTCCCCAGTCGCGCATCATCGTGGTAGAGGTGAACGGCGAAAGCATTGGCATGATTGTGGATGCCGTCTCAGAGGTGCTTCGGCTGCCCGAAGACCATATCGAGCCACCCACCCAGATGGCAGGCACCGAAAGCGCAGATTACATCAGCGGGTTAGGAAAGGTCAACGACAAGCTGGTGCTGCTGCTGGATGTGGAAAAAGTGGTGGAACAGCAATAG
- a CDS encoding MASE1 domain-containing protein produces MNNRNRSGATVSIWRIVLLNLTLALVYFVLARVGLQFAYVQEMATLIWMPTGLSLAAVLLGGYQLLPGVALGAFLTVLASPVPLWVCFATSAGNTLEAFLGAFFLTRFTDFQISFPRIRDVRNFLLWAALLSTTASATVGVGSLCTAGIVAWEQFPKVWLIWWLGNVVGGLLIAPLILVWSRLPRWQLDGWLEFALVLALTGLVTLAVFGGWILSAGVKPYPLVFLAFPLLIWGALRSEQHGCTAANFVAAALAAWMTVMGKGPFASFGLQESVALLWVFITVTTVPALLLAASVSERHHAQKALQQAYDQINQIINNAPGVAVQGYDHEGRVLFWNRASEELYGFTEQQALGRRLGEFLLSEEDAREFDQMVQRTLKTGQPAPLREWETRTASGAPRYILSSLFPVRLEAGQTQIICMDIDITERKRLESELFRAQRLDSIGRLAGGIAHDFNNLLTAIMSYADLAIARLPEQHPAVDDLKRLLDTANRAADLAKHLLAFARRQTLSPQVIDLNQIIYDIAPLITRLIGKQVDLRILTEPALKRVKADPAQIEQVILNLAINARDAMPEGGVLTIETANVVLGEADVQSHPDLSPGEYVRLSVRDTGVGMEPEQMEHIFEPFYTTKGERGTGLGLAVVYGVVKQSGGHITVESKPGQGSTFHIYLPSVPAES; encoded by the coding sequence ATGAACAACCGGAATCGCTCCGGGGCAACGGTTTCAATATGGCGCATCGTCCTGCTCAACCTGACGCTGGCGCTCGTGTATTTCGTGCTGGCAAGGGTGGGCTTGCAGTTCGCCTACGTCCAGGAGATGGCGACACTCATCTGGATGCCCACAGGACTGTCGCTGGCGGCGGTACTGCTGGGCGGGTATCAGCTCCTGCCAGGTGTGGCTCTCGGTGCGTTTTTAACAGTCCTTGCGAGTCCGGTTCCGTTGTGGGTCTGCTTCGCCACATCCGCAGGGAATACACTGGAGGCGTTTCTGGGCGCCTTCTTCCTCACCCGTTTTACCGACTTCCAGATTTCCTTCCCCCGTATCCGGGATGTTCGGAACTTCTTACTGTGGGCGGCTCTGCTCAGCACCACCGCAAGCGCTACCGTTGGGGTGGGTTCACTTTGCACAGCGGGCATTGTTGCATGGGAGCAGTTCCCGAAGGTGTGGCTGATATGGTGGCTGGGAAACGTGGTGGGAGGTCTGCTGATCGCTCCCCTGATACTGGTATGGAGCCGTTTACCCCGCTGGCAACTGGACGGCTGGCTGGAGTTTGCGCTGGTGCTTGCGCTTACCGGTCTGGTCACCCTTGCCGTTTTCGGTGGCTGGATACTCTCCGCCGGCGTGAAACCCTACCCTCTGGTCTTCCTTGCGTTTCCCTTACTCATCTGGGGAGCATTGCGGTCTGAGCAGCATGGTTGCACCGCCGCGAACTTCGTCGCGGCAGCACTGGCTGCCTGGATGACGGTCATGGGCAAGGGTCCGTTCGCCAGCTTCGGCTTGCAGGAGAGCGTCGCCCTGTTGTGGGTGTTTATCACGGTGACCACTGTGCCTGCGCTGCTACTTGCCGCCTCCGTCAGCGAGCGACACCATGCCCAAAAAGCCCTCCAGCAAGCCTATGACCAGATCAACCAGATTATCAACAACGCGCCGGGTGTCGCCGTTCAGGGCTACGACCACGAGGGGAGGGTGCTGTTCTGGAACAGGGCTTCCGAAGAACTTTACGGCTTCACCGAGCAGCAGGCGCTGGGCAGGCGATTAGGAGAGTTTCTGCTTTCGGAAGAGGATGCCAGGGAGTTCGACCAGATGGTGCAGCGCACCCTGAAGACAGGGCAACCTGCCCCACTACGGGAATGGGAGACGCGAACTGCCTCCGGTGCCCCTCGTTATATTCTCTCCTCGCTGTTCCCCGTCCGCCTTGAAGCGGGGCAGACCCAGATAATCTGCATGGATATCGACATCACCGAGCGCAAGCGGCTTGAAAGCGAACTATTTCGTGCTCAACGTCTGGACAGCATCGGGCGACTGGCAGGGGGGATCGCCCACGATTTCAATAACCTGCTGACCGCAATCATGAGCTACGCAGACCTTGCCATCGCGCGCCTGCCCGAGCAACATCCCGCCGTGGACGACCTGAAACGCCTGCTGGACACCGCCAACCGTGCGGCAGACTTGGCGAAACACCTGCTGGCATTTGCCCGCCGCCAGACGTTGTCGCCACAGGTTATCGACCTGAACCAGATTATCTACGACATCGCCCCGCTGATTACGCGTTTGATTGGGAAGCAGGTAGACCTGAGAATACTGACCGAGCCTGCCCTTAAGAGGGTCAAAGCAGACCCAGCGCAGATAGAGCAGGTTATCCTGAACCTCGCCATCAATGCCCGCGATGCCATGCCAGAGGGTGGAGTGCTGACGATCGAAACCGCAAACGTCGTGCTGGGTGAGGCTGATGTGCAATCCCACCCCGACCTGTCCCCCGGAGAATACGTGAGGTTGTCGGTGCGTGATACCGGCGTCGGCATGGAACCCGAACAGATGGAACATATCTTCGAGCCTTTCTACACCACTAAAGGCGAAAGAGGCACCGGTTTGGGGTTGGCGGTGGTGTATGGAGTGGTGAAGCAAAGTGGTGGTCACATCACCGTAGAGAGCAAGCCCGGACAGGGCAGCACGTTCCACATATACCTTCCCAGCGTTCCTGCCGAATCCTAG
- a CDS encoding YraN family protein, with protein MDNRETARAGEQIAAQYLRQKGCTVLQRNWRCPYGEVDIIAQEGDTILFVEVKARHNVEYAMPREAVDERKQARLRQCAEVYLSLFCPDSPCRFDVVEVWWQSGKTYVRWLREAF; from the coding sequence ATGGACAACCGTGAGACGGCGCGTGCCGGTGAGCAAATCGCCGCACAGTATCTCCGGCAAAAGGGCTGCACGGTGTTACAACGCAACTGGCGATGTCCGTATGGTGAAGTGGATATCATCGCGCAGGAGGGCGACACGATACTCTTTGTGGAGGTGAAAGCACGCCATAATGTAGAGTATGCCATGCCTCGTGAGGCAGTAGACGAGCGCAAACAAGCCCGCCTGCGCCAATGCGCAGAAGTGTATCTCAGCCTGTTCTGCCCTGATTCTCCGTGCCGTTTCGATGTGGTCGAGGTGTGGTGGCAATCGGGCAAGACGTACGTCCGCTGGCTTCGCGAAGCTTTTTGA
- a CDS encoding ribonuclease HII, which yields MDSLLAAPAHSHCALNSLVAGVDEAGRGCLAGPVVAACVVLPADVGAEGLPLFIRDSKKLSPAHREQACRWIYRHALVVSVGLATVAEIEQLNILKASLLAMRRSVESSPVPLHMVLVDGSHVPAGLPYPAQAVINGDELVPVISAASIVAKVVRDHLMAQLDRLFPQYGFARHKGYGTAQHRQAIEQFGLCPQHRVSFCAHQPRLPLENHNGQP from the coding sequence ATGGATTCTCTTCTGGCCGCCCCAGCGCATTCGCATTGTGCGTTGAACTCTCTGGTTGCCGGAGTGGATGAGGCAGGACGTGGTTGCCTCGCGGGTCCGGTGGTTGCCGCCTGTGTAGTGCTCCCAGCGGATGTCGGTGCAGAGGGGCTTCCGCTGTTCATCCGCGACTCCAAAAAGCTCTCCCCTGCGCACCGCGAGCAAGCCTGTCGCTGGATATACCGCCACGCACTGGTCGTCTCAGTGGGACTGGCAACCGTCGCGGAGATCGAGCAACTGAACATCCTGAAGGCGTCCCTGCTGGCAATGAGGCGTTCGGTGGAGTCGTCTCCTGTGCCCCTGCATATGGTGCTGGTGGATGGGTCTCACGTCCCCGCCGGACTGCCGTATCCCGCGCAAGCCGTCATCAACGGCGATGAACTGGTCCCTGTGATTAGCGCAGCCTCTATTGTGGCAAAGGTGGTACGGGACCACCTGATGGCACAGCTGGACAGGCTGTTTCCGCAATATGGTTTCGCCCGTCACAAAGGCTACGGTACCGCACAACATCGGCAGGCGATCGAGCAGTTCGGTCTCTGTCCCCAGCACCGCGTGAGCTTCTGTGCACACCAGCCTCGCCTGCCTCTGGAGAATCACAATGGACAACCGTGA
- the lepB gene encoding signal peptidase I, which yields MTGEWVEWIANLNVRYVLLISAVLTLVRLGLTPWNTRSVRSPDVRLSPVYSPRLYALNELVESAVLAFILVFLVIRPFIVQAFYIPSGSMRPTLLEGDRILVDKFTLRLREPIAGDILVFKAPPEADPREIEFIKRCVGVPGDVIEIRDGVLYRNGTPVREPYIASPPEYNLKIIGGHVYEINRYGEVMENNQIILDPHREAYVRESPSEKIPPGKLLMLGDNRNDSNDGHKWGLLDRNRVVGKAWILFWPPQRIRIVR from the coding sequence ATGACCGGCGAATGGGTAGAGTGGATAGCGAACCTTAACGTTCGCTATGTCTTGCTCATCTCGGCTGTTCTCACGCTGGTACGCCTGGGGCTGACGCCATGGAACACGCGCTCGGTGCGCTCGCCTGATGTCAGGTTGTCCCCGGTGTATAGCCCCAGGCTGTACGCGCTGAACGAACTGGTCGAGTCGGCAGTGCTCGCCTTTATTCTGGTGTTCCTGGTCATCCGTCCGTTTATCGTGCAGGCTTTCTATATCCCCTCAGGCTCCATGCGCCCCACCCTGCTGGAGGGCGACCGCATTCTGGTCGACAAGTTTACCCTGCGCTTGCGCGAGCCCATCGCCGGTGATATTCTGGTGTTCAAAGCGCCGCCGGAGGCAGACCCGCGCGAGATTGAGTTCATCAAGCGGTGCGTGGGTGTACCCGGCGATGTGATAGAGATACGCGACGGAGTGCTCTACCGGAACGGTACCCCGGTTCGTGAACCGTACATCGCCAGCCCACCGGAATATAACCTCAAGATTATCGGCGGACACGTGTACGAAATCAACCGCTACGGCGAGGTCATGGAGAACAATCAGATTATCCTTGACCCTCACCGCGAGGCTTACGTCCGTGAATCTCCCTCCGAAAAGATTCCGCCCGGCAAGCTGCTGATGCTGGGTGATAATCGCAATGATAGCAACGACGGACACAAGTGGGGACTGCTCGACCGTAACAGGGTGGTGGGCAAGGCATGGATTCTCTTCTGGCCGCCCCAGCGCATTCGCATTGTGCGTTGA
- the rplS gene encoding 50S ribosomal protein L19: MASAQQILAEITKDQLRTDLPEFGPGDTVRVHAKVIEGNKERIQVFEGVVIARKHGGINETFTVRKISHGVGVERTFMLHSPRIDRIEVVRRGKVRRAKLYYLRKKIGKAARIKELRTPR; the protein is encoded by the coding sequence ATGGCATCGGCACAACAGATACTCGCCGAAATCACCAAAGACCAGCTGCGCACCGACCTGCCCGAGTTCGGTCCGGGCGACACGGTACGCGTGCACGCGAAGGTCATCGAGGGCAACAAAGAACGCATTCAGGTATTTGAGGGCGTGGTTATCGCTCGCAAACACGGCGGTATTAACGAAACCTTCACCGTGCGCAAGATTTCGCACGGCGTCGGTGTCGAGCGAACCTTTATGCTTCACTCCCCGCGTATCGACAGGATAGAAGTGGTACGCAGGGGTAAAGTACGCCGCGCCAAACTGTACTACCTGCGCAAGAAGATCGGTAAAGCCGCACGAATCAAGGAACTGCGTACGCCACGATGA
- a CDS encoding glutamate synthase subunit beta → MADPKGFLKYTRETAPYRPVEERKRDWLEVHTHMPPERLQQQAARCMDCGVPFCHLGCPLGNIIPDWNDLVYRSKWHEALRRLHATNNFPEFTGRLCPAPCETACVLGINQPAVTIKQIEEHIIEYGFEKGWVQPEPPPVRTGKRVAVVGSGPAGLAAAQQLNRAGHWVTVFERADRIGGLLRYGIPDFKLDKKILDRRLQLMEAEGIDFQPGVNVGVDVTTKELLAAFDAVVLTGGSTIPRDLKVPGRNLKGIHFAMEYLTQQNRVNAGDHIPPEQRITAEGKRVAIIGGGDTGADCLGTVIRQGAKEVYQIELMPKPPLERDEITQPWPTYPMILRTSSAHEEGGIREWSINTKWFEGDEHGNVRRLHAVRLEWYTDSSGRRQFREIPGSEFSLDVDLVLLAMGFLHPQHDGLLDSLGVEYDERGNVKTINYATSVPGVFAAGDMRRGQSLIVWAISEGREAAHYVDKYLMGRTYLPLTGAKLL, encoded by the coding sequence ATGGCTGACCCAAAAGGCTTTCTAAAGTATACACGCGAAACCGCGCCCTACCGACCGGTGGAGGAGCGCAAGCGAGACTGGCTGGAAGTGCATACGCACATGCCGCCCGAGCGTCTGCAACAACAGGCGGCTCGATGCATGGACTGCGGCGTGCCTTTCTGCCATCTGGGTTGTCCACTGGGCAATATCATCCCCGACTGGAACGACCTGGTATACCGCAGCAAATGGCACGAGGCACTGCGCCGCCTGCACGCCACCAACAACTTCCCGGAGTTCACCGGTCGTTTGTGCCCCGCGCCCTGTGAAACCGCGTGCGTGCTGGGCATCAACCAGCCTGCGGTCACCATCAAACAGATCGAGGAACACATCATCGAGTACGGTTTCGAGAAAGGCTGGGTACAGCCGGAACCCCCGCCGGTGCGCACGGGCAAGCGAGTGGCGGTGGTGGGGTCGGGACCGGCAGGGCTTGCAGCGGCACAGCAACTTAACCGCGCTGGCCACTGGGTGACGGTGTTCGAACGCGCCGACCGCATCGGGGGATTGTTGCGTTACGGCATCCCCGATTTCAAACTCGATAAGAAAATCCTGGATCGCCGACTGCAGCTGATGGAGGCGGAGGGGATAGACTTTCAGCCCGGCGTGAATGTGGGGGTGGACGTTACTACCAAGGAGCTGCTGGCGGCGTTCGACGCAGTGGTGTTAACAGGTGGTTCCACCATCCCGCGCGACCTGAAGGTGCCCGGACGCAATCTGAAAGGCATCCATTTCGCCATGGAATACCTGACCCAGCAGAACCGCGTGAACGCTGGCGACCATATTCCCCCTGAGCAACGCATTACTGCCGAGGGCAAGCGCGTGGCGATTATCGGTGGAGGCGATACCGGGGCGGACTGCCTGGGCACCGTCATCCGGCAGGGTGCGAAGGAGGTCTACCAGATTGAATTGATGCCCAAGCCCCCGCTGGAACGCGATGAGATCACCCAGCCCTGGCCGACCTACCCTATGATCCTGCGCACCTCCAGCGCGCATGAGGAGGGCGGCATCCGCGAGTGGAGCATCAATACCAAATGGTTCGAAGGCGACGAACACGGCAACGTCAGGCGGTTGCACGCGGTGCGGCTGGAATGGTACACAGATTCCAGCGGCAGACGGCAGTTCCGCGAGATACCTGGCAGCGAGTTCAGTCTGGATGTGGATCTGGTGTTGCTGGCGATGGGCTTCCTGCACCCGCAGCATGATGGCTTGCTGGATTCGCTGGGCGTAGAGTATGACGAGCGCGGCAACGTAAAGACCATCAATTACGCCACTTCGGTGCCAGGTGTATTCGCCGCGGGCGATATGCGCCGGGGACAGTCGCTGATTGTGTGGGCGATTAGCGAGGGACGTGAGGCAGCGCACTACGTGGACAAGTACCTGATGGGGCGCACTTACCTGCCCCTCACCGGCGCGAAACTGTTGTGA